The following are encoded in a window of Fusarium verticillioides 7600 chromosome 6, whole genome shotgun sequence genomic DNA:
- a CDS encoding glycine dehydrogenase, giving the protein MMSATRIGQRLARRSPFALQPRHAIRLNGVARAFSVTAQVSAPRRFVESQSSIKLQEHELFSRRHIGSESNEQTEMLKVLDPPVSSMEEFLEQTIPPQVRRKQKGLNLVEQWYEGGEEAAVPPNGRTEHYIQQEMRKLAKNNKVYESFIGAGYYGTLVPAVIQRNVLENPAWYTSYTPYQAEISQGRLQSLLNFQTLITDLTGLDIANASVLDEATAAAEAMTMSMANAPKGKGQKVFVVSKDCHPQTIAVLQSRAEGFGIKLVIGDVLADNSKLVREVEGDLIGALIQYPDTHGGVHDYQALADIVHEKKALLSASTDLLALTMLKPPGEFGADIAIGNSQRFGVPLGYGGPHAAFFATSEKYKRKIPGRLVGVSKDRLGKPALRLALQTREQHIRREKATSNICTAQALLANMSAFYAVYHGPKGLKTIAEDIWSKTRLAQSLILEKGEFKLHTEGLREDGAVLFDTVTLKGSPEAIAKVHKNAESQNINLRRVAEDKIGFSLHEGVTLESLGNLVKAFGVSEAEFKSALESDKTTFLNDQIPASLQRKTGYLEQPVFNQYHTETELLRYIYHLQSKDVSLVHSMIPLGSCTMKLNATTEMLPVSDPGINNIHPFAPVEQASGYQALISSLAKNLSEITGMDATTLQPNSGAQGEFAGLRCIKAYHEARDGDKRKVCLIPVSAHGTNPASAAMAGMKVVTVKCDGKTGNLDIEDLKAKCAKHADELAAIMVTYPSTFGVFEPEIKQVCDLVHEHGGLVYMDGANMNAQIGLCSPGDIGADVCHLNLHKTFCIPHGGGGPGVGPIAVKKHLAPYLPGHPEIDPQRIGAERDSTAVAPISAAPWGSASILPISHTYILMMGGDGLTKQTGTALLNANYIMSRLLPHYKVVYTNANGRCAHEFILDVRPFKETAGVEVADIAKRLADYGFHSPTMSFPVSGTLMIEPTESESRAELDRFCDALIQIRQEIADVESGKVPRKNNLLTNAPHPQEDLLSSEWDRPYTREEAAYPLPWLREKKMWPSVGRVDDAYGDTNLFCTCPPVEGSENL; this is encoded by the coding sequence ATGATGTCTGCCACTCGTATCGGACAACGGCTCGCCCGCCGTTCCCCCTTCGCCCTTCAACCACGCCATGCGATTCGTCTCAATGGCGTAGCCCGGGCATTCTCAGTCACAGCCCAAGTCAGCGCCCCTCGTCGTTTTGTCGAGTCACAGAGTAGCATTAAGCTACAGGAACATGAGCTGTTCTCAAGGAGGCATATTGGCAGCGAGTCCAACGAGCAGACAGAGATGCTCAAGGTCCTGGACCCTCCCGTGAGCTCCATGGAGGAGTTTCTCGAGCAGACTATTCCCCCGCAGGTTcggaggaagcagaaggGTCTCAACCTCGTCGAACAGTGGTATGAGGGTGGCGAGGAAGCTGCTGTTCCCCCCAATGGTCGCACTGAGCACTACATCCAGCAGGAGATGCGaaagcttgccaagaacaacaaggtctACGAGTCTTTCATTGGTGCTGGTTACTACGGAACTCTTGTCCCTGCTGTTATCCAGCGCAATGTTCTCGAGAACCCTGCCTGGTATACCAGCTACACCCCATACCAAGCTGAGATCAGCCAGGGCCGTCTTCAGtctctcctcaacttccaAACTCTTATCACCGATTTGACTGGTCTTGATATCGCCAATGCCTCTGTTCTCGACGAAGCCACCGccgctgctgaggccatgaCCATGTCTATGGCAAACGCccccaagggcaagggccAGAAGGTCTTTGTCGTCTCCAAGGACTGCCACCCCCAGACCATCGCCGTCCTCCAGTCCCGAGCTGAGGGATTCGGCATCAAGCTCGTCATTGGCGATGTCCTCGCTGACAACTCCAAGCTCGTTCGCGAAGTTGAGGGCGATCTCATTGGAGCCTTGATTCAGTACCCCGATACCCACGGTGGTGTTCACGACTACCAAGCTCTCGCCGATATCGTccatgagaagaaggctcttctcAGTGCGTCCACCGATCTTCTCGCTCTTACCATGCTCAAGCCTCCTGGAGAGTTTGGCGCTGACATCGCCATCGGTAACTCCCAGCGCTTCGGTGTTCCTCTGGGCTACGGTGGTCCCCACGCTGCTTTCTTCGCTACATCTGAAAAGTACAAGCGCAAGATTCCCGGCCGTCTCGTTGGTGTTTCCAAAGATCGTCTCGGCAAGCCCGCTCTTCGCCTAGCTCTCCAGACTCGTGAGCAGCACATTCGTCGTGAGAAGGCTACCAGCAATATTTGTACTGCTCAGGCTCTTCTTGCCAATATGTCTGCTTTCTACGCTGTCTACCACGGTCCTAAGGGTCTTAAGACAATTGCTGAGGATATCTGGAGCAAGACCCGTCTTGCCCAGAGCTTGATCCTTGAGAAAGGCGAATTCAAGCTTCACACTGAGGGTCTTCGTGAGGATGGTGCTGTTCTTTTTGACACTGTCACTCTCAAGGGATCTCCTGAGGCCATTGCCAAGGTTCACAAGAACGCTGAGTCTCAGAACATTAACCTTCGCCGCGTTGCCGAGGACAAGATTGGCTTCTCTCTTCATGAGGGCGTCACCCTTGAGAGCCTCGGTAACCTCGTCAAGGCCTTCGGTGTttctgaggctgagtttaAGTCTGCTCTCGAGTCTGATAAGACTACCTTCCTCAATGACCAGATCCCTGCTTCTCTCCAGCGAAAGACCGGCTACCTCGAGCAGCCTGTCTTCAACCAGTACCACACCGAGACCGAGCTCCTTCGATACATCTACCATCTCCAGTCCAAGGATGTCTCCCTCGTTCATTCCATGATTCCTCTTGGTTCCTGCACGATGAAGCTCAACGCCACAACCGAGATGCTTCCTGTTTCCGACCCTGgtatcaacaacatccaccCCTTCGCCCCCgttgagcaagcttctggttACCAAGCTCTCATCAGCTCTCTCGCCAAGAACTTGTCTGAGATCACTGGTATGGATGCTACCACTCTTCAGCCCAACTCTGGTGCACAGGGTGAGTTTGCTGGTCTCCGCTGTATCAAGGCCTACCACGAGGCTCGTGATGGAGACAAGCGAAAGGTCTGCCTTATCCCTGTTTCTGCTCACGGTACCAAccctgcttctgctgctaTGGCTGGTATGAAGGTTGTTACTGTCAAGTGTGACGGCAAGACTGGTAACCTGGATatcgaggatctcaaggccaagtgTGCCAAGCAcgctgatgagcttgctgctATCATGGTTACTTATCCCTCTACTTTCGGAGTCTTCGAGCCTGAGATTAAGCAAGTCTGTGATCTTGTCCACGAGCATGGCGGTCTTGTCTATATGGACGGTGCCAACATGAACGCTCAGATTGGTCTCTGCAGCCCCGGTGACATTGGTGCTGATGTCTGtcatctcaacctccacAAGACCTTCTGTATTCCCCACGGCGGTGGTGGTCCCGGTGTTGGCCCTATCGCTGTTAAGAAGCATCTTGCTCCTTACCTCCCCGGCCACCCTGAGATTGATCCTCAGCGCATTGGTGCCGAACGTGATAGCACAGCCGTTGCTCCCATCAGCGCCGCTCCTTGGGGTAGCGCCTCCATTCTCCCTATTAGCCACACCTACATCCTCATGATGGGCGGAGATGGTCTTACTAAGCAAACTGGTACCGCcctcctcaacgccaactACATCATGTCCCGTCTCCTACCCCACTACAAGGTCGTCTACACCAACGCAAACGGCCGCTGCGCACACGAGTTCATCCTCGACGTTCGTCCCTTCAAGGAGACCGCCGGAGTTGAAGTTGCCGACATCGCCAAGCGTCTGGCGGACTATGGCTTCCACTCTCCCACCATGAGTTTCCCTGTTTCAGGAACCCTCATGATCGAGCCCACAGAATCGGAGTCCCGCGCTGAGCTCGACCGTTTCTGCGATGCTCTCATCCAGATCCGACAGGAGATTGCCGATGTCGAGTCTGGCAAGGTTCCCCGCAAGAACAACCTCCTCACAAACGCTCCCCACCCTCAAGAAGACCTTCTCTCTTCCGAGTGGGACCGCCCTTACACTCGTGAGGAGGCTGCTTATCCCCTGCCTTGGCTCcgggagaagaagatgtggCCCTCAGTGGGACGCGTGGACGACGCTTATGGTGACACCAACCTGTTCTGCACATGCCCCCCTGTTGAGGGATCTGAGAACTTGTAG
- a CDS encoding homogentisate 1,2-dioxygenase yields the protein MPVTSFDLKEKYRYQNGFNCYLESEAVDGALPVGHNSPQKPPYGLYAEKLSGTAFTAPRHENKQTWLYRVLPSCAHPPYQEDTKSTGDTNKTLDGAEDGKLHYIPNQLRWDPFDHNESKNLDFVTGLRLVAGAGDPTLKEGLGMYIYAAGKSMDEKSAFYSADGDLLIVAQEGALDIRTEFGWLLVRPMEIAVIPRGVKYQVNLPSGPARGYALELYQGHFNLPELGPIGSNGLANARDFQSPVACFSEDFGATASEGSSKYTVSVKFNNNLFKTVQAHTPFDVVAWHGNYYPYKYDLGRFNTIGTISFDHPDPSIFTVLSAPTNTPGTAVADFVIFPPRWLVGEDTFRPPWYHRNTMSEFMGLIQGGYDAKKGGAGGFVPGGASLHNVMSGHGPDAESTEGARNAELKPAKVGTGSCAFMFESCLMVGVTQWGLKTCQKVQEGYNEESWGGVVNHWKMPEGLKVKPHTL from the coding sequence AGCCACCATACGGTCTCTACGCTGAGAAACTCTCTGGAACTGCCTTTACTGCACCGCGACACGAGAATAAGCAGACATGGCTATACCGCGTTCTACCATCCTGCGCGCATCCTCCTTACCAAGAGGACACAAAGTCAACAGGCGACACTAACAAGACTCTCGACGGTGCTGAGGATGGAAAATTGCACTACATTCCAAACCAGCTCCGTTGGGATCCCTTTGACCACAATGAATCCAAGAATTTAGACTTTGTCACTGGCTTGAGGCtcgttgctggtgctggggATCCTACACTCAAGGAGGGACTGGGTATGTACATCTATGCCGCTGGAAAGAGCATGGATGAGAAATCAGCATTCTACTCTGCCGACGGtgatcttctcatcgtcGCACAAGAGGGCGCTCTTGATATCCGCACCGAGTTCGGTTGGCTTCTTGTTCGACCTATGGAAATTGCTGTCATCCCCCGAGGCGTCAAGTATCAAGTCAATCTCCCCTCTGGCCCGGCCCGTGGATATGCTCTTGAGCTTTATCAAGGTCACTTCAACCTCCCTGAGCTTGGCCCAATTGGCTCAAACGGTCTTGCAAATGCTCGTGATTTCCAGTCTCCCGTTGCTTGCTTCTCTGAAGACTTTGGAGCTACTGCTTCTGAAGGGTCTAGCAAGTATACTGTTTccgtcaagttcaacaatAACCTCTTCAAGACTGTGCAAGCTCACACTCCCTTCGATGTGGTGGCTTGGCATGGAAACTACTATCCTTACAAGTACGACCTAGGACGGttcaacaccatcggcaCTATCTCCTTCGATCATCCTGACCCATCTATCTTCACCGTTCTCTCAGCACCAACCAACACCCCAGGTACGGCAGTAGCCGACTTTGTAATTTTCCCACCACGCTGGCTCGTTGGCGAAGATACGTTCCGACCACCGTGGTATCACCGAAACACGATGAGCGAGTTCATGGGTCTGATACAAGGTGGCtacgatgccaagaagggcGGCGCGGGTGGTTTTGTCCCCGGTGGTGCAAGTCTTCACAACGTCATGAGCGGTCACGGCCCTGACGCAGAGAGCACAGAGGGTGCCAGGAACGCAGAGCTCAAGCCCGCCAAGGTCGGAACAGGAAGTTGTGCGTTTATGTTTGAGAGTTGCTTGATGGTTGGTGTTACACAATGGGGATTGAAGACGTGTCAAAAGGTCCAGGAGGGATATAACGAGGAGAGTTGGGGTGGTGTTGTTAATCATTGGAAGATGCCCGAAGGACTCAAGGTGAAGCCTCATACCCTGTAA